The Arachis hypogaea cultivar Tifrunner chromosome 19, arahy.Tifrunner.gnm2.J5K5, whole genome shotgun sequence genome has a window encoding:
- the LOC140182215 gene encoding uncharacterized protein codes for MVAANSIGDLFNMQASCRLFAAVCNSDAMYRHALVSVLPTACFLDYYGRPAMRFLRQCATAQNLATLLWIGMADLFFLGHRRGGIQTLTEAAELGDVEACFLSVMLLLSLDDKDKDEIHRGFEFSVWSVSPVQSKGAERSSRRCSRARGRR; via the coding sequence ATGGTTGCAGCGAATTCGATTGGGGATCTGTTCAACATGCAAGCGAGTTGCAGGTTATTTGCAGCTGTATGCAATTCTGACGCCATGTACAGGCATGCCTTGGTGTCAGTGTTGCCGACTGCTTGCTTCCTGGACTACTATGGGCGGCCTGCAATGAGATTTCTGCGTCAATGCGCCACAGCGCAGAATCTGGCCACTCTGCTCTGGATCGGGATGGCTGATTTATTCTTCCTTGGCCATCGCAGAGGTGGTATACAGACCCTGACCGAGGCAGCAGAGTTGGGTGATGTAGAGGCCTGCTTCCTCTCTGTGATGCTGCTACTGTCGCTTGATGACAAGGACAAGGATGAGATCCACCGTGGATTCGAATTTTCGGTGTGGTCCGTGAGTCCGGTGCAGTCGAAAGGTGCAGAGAGGTCTTCACGCAGGTGTTCGCGGGCCCGTGGTCGGAGATAA
- the LOC112778174 gene encoding putative F-box protein At1g67623, whose protein sequence is MAGSSQKDRNKVDVSVQHECPLNLLPREIWSSIATMIASNSIEDLFNMKATCKVFLGVASSDPVYKHATMSYKPLARFLLHLDGPERRFLDRCVEVGNVDAILRHGFTEYLWFGRRDKGMELLARASTEGCVEAGYLCSMLLMFDHKDEEDVQRGVQMMEVYCISGQLESYTNFLRGICKDTTVLLKEMFARI, encoded by the coding sequence ATGGCTGGAAGTTCCCAGAAGGACAGAAATAAAGTGGACGTATCCGTTCAGCACGAATGCCCGCTGAATCTTCTTCCTCGCGAAATATGGTCGAGTATTGCCACGATGATTGCATCGAATTCGATTGAGGATCTATTCAACATGAAGGCGACGTGTAAGGTGTTCCTGGGTGTGGCGAGTTCAGACCCTGTATACAAGCATGCGACGATGTCGTATAAACCGTTAGCGCGTTTTTTACTTCACCTCGACGGGCCTGAAAGGAGATTCCTTGATCGCTGCGTGGAAGTAGGAAATGTGGATGCTATACTCCGACATGGGTTCACGGAGTATCTCTGGTTTGGCCGCCGTGACAAAGGGATGGAACTGCTTGCTAGGGCCTCAACGGAGGGCTGCGTCGAAGCAGGTTACCTGTGTTCCATGTTGCTAATGTTTGATCACAAAGACGAGGAAGACGTGCAAAGGGGTGTTCAAATGATGGAGGTTTATTGTATTTCTGGGCAGCTCGAGAGCTATACCAATTTCTTGAGGGGCATTTGCAAAGATACTACTGTGCTCTTAAAAGAAATGTTTGCACGCATTTGA